TGACGCCCGAAAGGCCGGAACCTCCGCCTTGGAACTGACCCGCGATGACCGTGCCCGTCACGTTGGAGTGACCCGCCTGGGGCGTGCCTGGGGTCGAAGTCTGGATCCGTACAAACGCCGGCAAAGCGGCTTCGACTTGTGCGACGGCAGGGCCGGAAGCCGCTACCGACCATAACGCCGCTGCGCCGATAAAACCGAACGCCATCGTCTTCAAGTTGCTCTTGTCCATCCTCTTCTCCTGGCCACCATTGCGACCGTCCCCGAAAGTGTAACCCGGAAGTTGAAAGGAACCTCCCGATTGGAGTGCGGGATTTGTACGGCAGAGGCCCCGAGGGTCGGGAAACCTTAGGGACGTCGAAGGGCTGAGGGCGTCGTCCATCGACCTCGATGTCGATCGACGGAACGGACGGGACGGTAGACGGGAACGTGCAGAACGGTGCGCTCCGATCTGTGCTCAGGAAAGGGCTCCCTCTTCCGTTACCGTCCCGTGCGGTGCTTTGAACCTGCCTTGCCTTCTTTCTGCCTAGTCCCACAGGTGGACGCAACGAGATTCGATCTCGGCGACGACGGCGGGCTCCACGGCAGGAGGCACGTTGAGCGACGGAAGGACGGTCCGGATGCGTTCTGTCATGTCCCGGAGGCGGGACATCGTCGTCTTCGCCGCGATCCCATAGCGTTCGCCCGACTCTGCGAACTCTTGGGCGTGAAAGCGGCCGAAGGCTTCGTCCTCATAGGCCAGAGCCATGCGGTCGGCCCCGGCGAGACGGTCCGCGTACGGAAGCGTCGAGAGGACGTCATAGGCGGGCGTGGCCGTCCACAACCGAGACGAACGGTCGTATTGGAAGCTGACGTTTTTGGCGTGGAGATCGCCGTTGCCGACCAGATGGCTGAACGCGTAGAGCAGGATCAGGTGAAGCAGGCTGGAGCGTGGCGCTTCCAAGGAAGCTCCAAGTTCGAGGATGCGCGAATAGTCCAGTGAGTACTTCGAATAAGGGTAGAGGTCCAAGAGCTGGAGCACGTCCTCCTGATGGATGGCAAAGGTCGCCTCTCCTTCTCGTCTTCGGTCGAACCTCTGGACCCTGAGCGCCCCGTCGCGCAGCTGGGTGGTCGCGGCGTCCAGTCCCACTCTTCGGGCCAACCTCATGAACAGGTGCTCGTTGGCGATGATGCCGGGAAAGTCGGGAGACTCGAACTTAAGGATGTGGTGCGCTTTTCGGCTCGTTCGGACCAGAGTGCCGATCGAGATCTTGGGCTGCACGCCAGGGATCGCGGTCAGCCATGAACCCGACGGTCCGCCTTTGAGGACGTCCTGGACGGCCTCGGCGGCTTGTGCGGCAGACAGCGTCTTGGAGACGGGTGTCTCTCCCGGAATCCGGACGGTCACATCGCCGATCGCCTGGGTCCCAGTAGCGGCCAGGAGGGTGAAAAGGTCGTCCTTGGTCGTGCGCACGGTGCGGAGGACGGCGTCCAGCATGACCCCTTCGGGGAGGAGTCCGGCAAAGAAGGTCGGGAGGTTGGCGAGTCCTTCGACGGAGACGCCCTCGGGAGACTTCGGAAGATGGCGCGCGATGGCTTCTTCGTCGGAAGCGAGGAACTCGGCGGTGTACACGAACCGTGAGCCCTTATGGGTCCGGTGCAATCCGCCCACCGCCCGTCCGCCCTGGTGGACCTCAAGGGTTTCAAGGGAGCGAAGGTCAGTCACCGGACA
This genomic window from Armatimonadota bacterium contains:
- a CDS encoding HipA domain-containing protein; protein product: MTDLRSLETLEVHQGGRAVGGLHRTHKGSRFVYTAEFLASDEEAIARHLPKSPEGVSVEGLANLPTFFAGLLPEGVMLDAVLRTVRTTKDDLFTLLAATGTQAIGDVTVRIPGETPVSKTLSAAQAAEAVQDVLKGGPSGSWLTAIPGVQPKISIGTLVRTSRKAHHILKFESPDFPGIIANEHLFMRLARRVGLDAATTQLRDGALRVQRFDRRREGEATFAIHQEDVLQLLDLYPYSKYSLDYSRILELGASLEAPRSSLLHLILLYAFSHLVGNGDLHAKNVSFQYDRSSRLWTATPAYDVLSTLPYADRLAGADRMALAYEDEAFGRFHAQEFAESGERYGIAAKTTMSRLRDMTERIRTVLPSLNVPPAVEPAVVAEIESRCVHLWD